The proteins below are encoded in one region of Hydrogenobacter sp.:
- a CDS encoding ABC transporter substrate-binding protein: MKNMFLAMAFVFASFLPFYLSSSPSSKSVSFVKLDPSEFHPTEGKEGGSLHFILNGDPKTLNPVVAQETTSTSVIDYLFTGLTKMDLKSMKVVPDLAQNWEEYDGGRRYVFHLRKDVKWSDGTPFSADDVVFTYRDVYLNKDIPNSTADMLRGVIKNEKDVESFVRKLDNYTVEFRLPTAFAPFLSVLSAPILPKHKLQRYVKEGNFPTAWNVDTDPKEIVGTGPYVIKRYVKGQFVEYEANPYYYERDKYGDKLPYIKSMTGIIVQDPDTALLRFSTKDADYIGVRPQDLFFISKIKSITLYDLGPTPSTTFLVFNQNPKAKIPTYKLRWFQNRTFRQAISHAIDREGICYLVYNGMAKPLYTPITPANRPYYEEHYYPEFRYDLRLAKSMLESIGFKDRDGDGILEDPQGHKLEIVLLTNAGNKERETIGNIIKEDLEKIGVKVIFRPIDFNTLVSRLSAPPYEWEAVIIGLTGSLDPYFGRNVWHSSGTLHMWNPRQKSPQNKWEKEVDELFDKGAQEMNPEKRVQIYKRAFWIITQEQPMIFIATPKSMLAVYPRFGNFFPTVWGWYKSEMLFVK, translated from the coding sequence ATGAAAAACATGTTCTTGGCTATGGCTTTTGTGTTTGCTTCTTTTTTACCCTTTTATCTTTCTTCATCACCTTCTTCTAAAAGTGTTAGTTTTGTGAAGTTGGATCCATCCGAGTTTCATCCCACAGAAGGAAAAGAGGGCGGGAGCTTGCACTTTATACTCAACGGGGATCCTAAAACGCTAAACCCAGTAGTAGCTCAAGAGACCACCTCTACTTCAGTTATAGACTATCTCTTTACGGGACTCACAAAAATGGATCTCAAAAGTATGAAGGTAGTTCCCGATCTTGCACAAAACTGGGAAGAGTACGATGGAGGAAGGCGCTACGTGTTTCATCTGAGGAAGGATGTAAAGTGGAGTGACGGTACACCGTTCAGCGCTGACGATGTGGTATTCACATACAGGGACGTTTATCTCAACAAAGACATTCCCAATTCAACTGCAGATATGCTAAGAGGGGTGATAAAGAACGAGAAAGATGTGGAGAGCTTTGTAAGAAAATTGGACAACTACACAGTGGAGTTCCGCCTGCCGACAGCTTTTGCACCCTTTCTAAGTGTTTTGAGCGCACCTATACTACCCAAACACAAACTTCAAAGGTATGTCAAAGAAGGAAACTTTCCCACTGCGTGGAATGTGGACACTGACCCAAAGGAGATAGTAGGAACGGGTCCTTACGTGATAAAAAGATACGTAAAGGGGCAGTTCGTTGAGTACGAAGCAAATCCTTACTATTACGAAAGGGATAAATACGGTGACAAATTACCCTATATAAAGAGTATGACAGGTATAATAGTGCAAGATCCAGATACAGCCCTTTTGAGATTCTCCACAAAGGATGCTGACTATATCGGTGTGAGACCTCAAGACCTCTTTTTTATATCAAAGATAAAATCCATCACACTTTACGATCTTGGTCCCACACCTTCTACCACCTTCTTGGTGTTTAACCAAAATCCAAAAGCCAAGATACCAACCTATAAACTCAGGTGGTTTCAAAATAGGACTTTCAGACAAGCTATATCCCACGCTATAGACAGGGAGGGTATATGTTATTTAGTATACAATGGTATGGCAAAGCCTCTTTACACCCCAATAACGCCCGCTAACAGACCCTATTACGAGGAACATTACTATCCAGAATTTAGGTACGATCTTAGGCTCGCTAAAAGTATGCTTGAAAGCATAGGCTTTAAAGACAGGGATGGCGATGGAATTCTTGAAGACCCTCAGGGACATAAACTTGAGATAGTACTGCTCACAAATGCGGGTAACAAGGAAAGGGAAACCATAGGAAACATCATAAAGGAAGATCTTGAAAAGATAGGAGTAAAGGTGATCTTCAGACCTATAGATTTCAATACTTTAGTATCAAGATTAAGCGCACCACCTTATGAGTGGGAAGCTGTAATTATAGGGCTTACGGGATCTTTAGATCCGTATTTTGGCAGGAACGTGTGGCACTCGTCAGGCACACTTCATATGTGGAATCCTAGACAGAAAAGTCCACAAAACAAATGGGAAAAGGAGGTAGATGAACTCTTTGACAAAGGAGCGCAGGAGATGAACCCCGAAAAGAGAGTCCAGATATATAAAAGAGCCTTCTGGATAATAACCCAAGAACAACCCATGATCTTCATAGCAACTCCCAAGAGTATGCTTGCAGTTTATCCCAGATTCGGTAACTTCTTTCCTACCGTGTGGGGATGGTACAAGAGCGAAATGCTTTTTGTCAAGTGA
- a CDS encoding KpsF/GutQ family sugar-phosphate isomerase: protein MKEDILKKARKVFEIEIEELSRLRDSLDESFVKAVEIILACEGKIITTGVGKSGHIAQKIASTLSSTGTPAHFLHPSEALHGDLGVIDSRDTLLAISNSGESPEVVSLIPYVKLLKVPIIAITNRKDSTLAKYADVHLFLNIKKEACPLDLAPTSSSTASLLLGDALAMVLLDLRGFTKEDFAMRHPAGSLGRKLRVVRELYHTGDSMPVVYENTPMPDVIIEMTSKGFGATAVIDEKGKLVGIITDGDLRRFVRKGGNFNESTARDVMTKNPKTVKPDELAAEALKRMEEYKITVLIAVDGDGRPEGIIHMHDILRAGVL, encoded by the coding sequence ATGAAGGAGGATATACTCAAGAAAGCAAGGAAAGTCTTTGAGATAGAGATAGAGGAACTCTCAAGATTGAGAGATAGCCTTGACGAGAGCTTTGTTAAAGCTGTGGAAATAATCCTTGCTTGTGAAGGTAAGATTATCACAACAGGTGTAGGAAAGTCGGGTCACATAGCACAGAAAATAGCATCTACGTTGTCAAGTACTGGCACTCCTGCACACTTTTTGCACCCTTCCGAAGCTCTACACGGTGATTTAGGTGTAATAGACTCAAGGGATACGCTCCTTGCCATATCCAACAGTGGAGAGTCTCCGGAAGTCGTATCTCTTATACCCTATGTAAAACTTTTAAAAGTTCCCATAATAGCCATAACGAATAGAAAAGATTCAACACTCGCCAAGTATGCGGACGTTCATCTTTTTTTGAATATTAAAAAAGAGGCATGTCCGCTTGATCTTGCACCTACAAGCTCTTCCACCGCATCATTGCTTTTGGGTGACGCCCTTGCTATGGTACTTCTTGATCTGAGAGGTTTCACAAAGGAAGATTTTGCTATGAGACACCCAGCGGGGAGTCTGGGAAGAAAGCTGAGAGTTGTGAGAGAACTCTATCACACAGGTGACAGTATGCCCGTAGTTTATGAAAATACTCCCATGCCTGACGTCATAATAGAGATGACGAGTAAAGGTTTTGGTGCAACCGCAGTAATTGATGAAAAGGGAAAGCTGGTTGGAATAATAACGGATGGTGATCTTAGAAGGTTTGTAAGGAAGGGAGGGAACTTTAACGAAAGTACTGCAAGAGATGTGATGACAAAAAACCCGAAGACTGTAAAACCAGATGAACTTGCAGCGGAAGCTCTCAAGAGGATGGAGGAATATAAGATAACTGTCCTCATAGCTGTAGATGGCGATGGCAGACCAGAGGGTATAATACACATGCATGACATACTAAGAGCGGGTGTTTTATGA
- a CDS encoding hydrogenase: MATVLWLHGGACNGNTMSFLNAEYPSVCDLVTDFGIEILWHPSAGLEMGNQVQALLRDIVNEKIPLDIFVFEGTVVLGPNGTGRYNMFAGRPMKDWVYELAHVAKFVVAVGNCACQGNIPAVPPNPTESTGLQFHKTKKGGFLGENFVSRGGLPVINIPGCPAHYDWITQVLVALAVGRAGDIELDEYNRPLTFFKTFSQTGCTRVQFHEWKISAEEFGQGTRKGCLFYELGCRGPLTHAPCNRILWNGVSSKQRSGHPCIGCTEFAFPWFDLAPGTIFKTQKVAGVIPKEAVYESDKLTYMLHAMTARIAAPKWATEDIFVV; encoded by the coding sequence ATGGCTACGGTTCTTTGGCTGCACGGTGGTGCTTGTAATGGCAACACCATGTCCTTTTTAAATGCTGAATATCCTTCAGTTTGCGATCTCGTGACGGATTTTGGGATAGAGATACTATGGCATCCTTCTGCAGGGCTTGAGATGGGCAATCAGGTTCAGGCACTTCTCAGAGATATAGTTAATGAAAAGATACCTTTAGATATATTCGTCTTTGAGGGTACTGTAGTTCTTGGACCTAACGGGACTGGCAGATACAACATGTTTGCAGGAAGACCTATGAAGGACTGGGTATATGAGCTTGCTCACGTAGCAAAGTTTGTCGTTGCAGTAGGAAACTGTGCATGCCAGGGAAACATACCGGCTGTTCCCCCAAATCCCACAGAATCCACAGGGCTTCAGTTTCATAAGACAAAAAAGGGTGGATTTCTCGGTGAAAACTTCGTATCCAGAGGAGGACTTCCTGTTATAAATATCCCCGGCTGTCCTGCTCACTATGACTGGATAACTCAAGTGTTGGTTGCTTTGGCAGTTGGCAGAGCCGGGGATATAGAGCTTGACGAGTACAACAGACCGTTGACCTTCTTCAAAACCTTCTCACAAACAGGTTGTACGAGGGTTCAGTTCCATGAATGGAAGATATCCGCTGAAGAGTTCGGGCAAGGAACTAGGAAGGGCTGTCTCTTCTATGAATTAGGATGTAGGGGACCTCTTACCCACGCTCCTTGCAACAGGATCCTGTGGAACGGTGTAAGTTCAAAACAGAGGTCAGGACATCCTTGCATAGGTTGTACAGAATTCGCATTCCCATGGTTTGATCTTGCACCCGGTACCATATTCAAGACGCAGAAAGTTGCCGGAGTAATACCCAAGGAGGCTGTTTATGAATCTGATAAGCTCACTTATATGCTGCACGCCATGACTGCAAGGATAGCAGCACCAAAGTGGGCAACCGAAGACATTTTTGTGGTTTGA
- a CDS encoding TldD/PmbA family protein: MENIKELVSKYIKPSFEYEIYMEVTSKQVIEVCDERLENFLKAKESGVGIRVLKDKKMGFAYTTELKEDTIKDCVRRAIEICELTPKDEGFYFNCNGPQGYTSYLYDKEATAMSSEEKIELTLSLEKAVKSLDDRIKGVRKVSFKEKEVETYCYNSCGLEYYYKSTFYTSSVSALAEYGGDASISYDFRSARRLKDLDFDGMIKDVVFKATSLLNPEPYETKAVSVVLFREASAVLLEAFSDMFSGESLLKGKTLLKDKVGQNVSSEKMNILDDGTLKNGFMSFPFDAEGIKTERKFLIEKGVLKGFLHNLYTAKKLGTRSTGNSLRDSFRTLPHCGITNLYIEPGDADLEELLNVYDETFLVLDLMGLHTVDPVSGDFSLGASGIIYNRGKKEKSVRGVTLSGNVLELWKKVVKVGKDLTFYANVGSPSILIEKLTVGG, encoded by the coding sequence ATGGAGAACATAAAAGAATTAGTTTCTAAATACATCAAGCCATCCTTTGAATACGAGATCTATATGGAAGTGACAAGTAAACAGGTTATAGAGGTTTGCGACGAAAGGCTTGAGAACTTTCTTAAAGCCAAAGAATCAGGTGTCGGTATAAGGGTTTTAAAGGATAAAAAAATGGGATTTGCTTACACTACGGAGCTTAAGGAAGATACTATAAAAGACTGCGTAAGAAGAGCGATTGAGATATGCGAACTTACTCCTAAGGATGAGGGTTTTTACTTTAACTGTAATGGACCTCAAGGGTATACCTCTTACCTGTATGATAAAGAAGCCACAGCGATGTCTTCGGAAGAAAAAATAGAGCTTACACTCTCTTTAGAGAAAGCGGTAAAAAGCTTGGATGATAGGATAAAGGGTGTAAGGAAAGTTAGTTTTAAAGAAAAAGAGGTTGAAACGTATTGTTACAATTCGTGTGGTCTTGAGTATTACTATAAAAGTACCTTTTACACATCATCCGTGTCAGCCCTTGCTGAATACGGAGGTGATGCGTCCATATCTTATGACTTTAGAAGTGCAAGGAGGTTGAAAGATCTTGATTTTGACGGTATGATAAAGGATGTTGTTTTTAAAGCCACCTCATTATTGAATCCAGAACCCTACGAAACAAAAGCTGTATCCGTAGTGCTTTTTCGCGAAGCATCGGCTGTACTACTTGAAGCTTTCAGCGATATGTTTTCGGGAGAGTCTTTGCTCAAAGGCAAAACCCTGCTTAAGGATAAAGTAGGGCAAAACGTTTCTTCGGAAAAAATGAATATACTGGATGATGGTACGCTAAAGAACGGTTTTATGAGTTTTCCTTTTGATGCTGAGGGAATAAAGACAGAAAGAAAGTTCCTCATAGAGAAGGGTGTACTGAAAGGCTTTCTTCACAACTTATACACAGCGAAGAAATTAGGCACCAGATCTACTGGAAACTCATTAAGGGATAGCTTTAGAACTTTACCGCATTGTGGCATTACTAACCTTTACATAGAGCCAGGGGATGCGGATCTTGAAGAACTCCTAAATGTTTACGATGAAACTTTTCTCGTACTTGACCTTATGGGGTTGCACACAGTTGATCCCGTATCTGGGGACTTTTCATTGGGCGCATCGGGTATAATTTATAATAGAGGGAAAAAGGAGAAAAGCGTGAGGGGAGTTACGCTGAGCGGTAACGTACTTGAACTATGGAAGAAGGTTGTGAAAGTTGGCAAAGATCTTACTTTCTACGCTAATGTAGGCTCTCCATCTATTCTCATAGAAAAACTGACCGTGGGTGGGTGA
- a CDS encoding nickel-dependent hydrogenase large subunit: MATKQHLVIDPLARLEGDVRADVFVEDGHVADVQVEAVMFRGFEIILRGKDPLAGLIVTPRVCGICGGSHLYKACQAIDTAWRTEVPPNAWHIRNIAQACETLQSVPRWYYAIFAIDFVNKNYAKSKLYDEVVKRWAPFVGTSYKIGLEISALPVKVYAMFGGQWPHSSFMVPGGVMCAPQLDHITRAYALLERYRTEWLEKVWLGCSVDRWLENKTWDDVLKWLDESESHRTSDCGLFIRFCLENGLDKYGAGVNAFLACGTYIDPEFYPVSTIEGRNQALQAPSGVVYNGKYYVFDQMNVREDITHSYFEGSSLLHPWEGETVPLDPDVAKKQGKYSWAKSPRYLIDGKPVPLEAGPLARQVVAGYEEAKSACNASGCIEHAIDPLFKNIVNKIGPSVMVRVLARMHEAVKYYKWVKAWLAKVNFDDDRFYKKPKELPEGKGYGGTEAARGALQDWIVIENGKIKNYQIVTPTAWNIGPKDSKGQMGPIEKAIVGAPIKNPEDPIEVAHVARSFDSCLVCTVHVYDKKRGKEIARYKLGTFK, from the coding sequence ATGGCTACAAAGCAACACTTAGTTATAGACCCTCTGGCGAGGCTGGAGGGTGATGTTAGAGCTGACGTGTTCGTGGAAGACGGACACGTCGCGGATGTTCAGGTGGAGGCTGTAATGTTCAGGGGCTTTGAGATCATACTGCGCGGGAAAGATCCTCTTGCAGGTCTCATTGTTACGCCTAGGGTGTGTGGTATATGCGGAGGAAGTCATTTATATAAAGCCTGTCAGGCTATTGATACCGCATGGAGGACGGAGGTTCCACCTAATGCTTGGCATATAAGGAATATAGCACAAGCTTGTGAGACACTTCAGTCCGTTCCAAGATGGTACTACGCTATATTCGCAATAGACTTCGTGAATAAGAACTATGCTAAAAGCAAGCTTTACGATGAGGTAGTAAAAAGGTGGGCACCTTTTGTGGGAACCTCTTATAAGATAGGACTTGAGATATCCGCCCTACCTGTAAAGGTATACGCCATGTTCGGAGGTCAATGGCCGCACTCGAGCTTTATGGTTCCCGGAGGTGTCATGTGTGCTCCTCAGCTTGACCATATAACTAGGGCTTATGCACTCCTTGAGCGTTATAGAACCGAGTGGCTTGAGAAAGTATGGCTCGGTTGCTCCGTGGACAGATGGCTCGAAAATAAAACCTGGGACGATGTTCTAAAGTGGCTTGACGAAAGTGAAAGTCATAGGACCTCTGATTGTGGTCTTTTCATAAGGTTCTGCCTTGAAAACGGGCTTGATAAGTACGGGGCTGGAGTAAATGCCTTTTTAGCCTGCGGTACTTACATAGATCCCGAATTCTATCCAGTATCCACCATAGAAGGCAGGAATCAAGCTCTACAAGCTCCTTCCGGTGTAGTATACAACGGTAAGTATTACGTCTTTGACCAAATGAATGTGAGAGAAGACATCACACATTCTTACTTTGAAGGTTCTTCATTGCTCCATCCATGGGAAGGTGAGACTGTACCCCTCGATCCGGATGTAGCCAAAAAGCAGGGCAAGTATTCATGGGCAAAGTCTCCCAGATATCTCATAGATGGCAAACCTGTACCCCTTGAAGCAGGACCGTTAGCAAGGCAAGTAGTTGCCGGATATGAAGAGGCAAAATCCGCATGTAACGCGTCCGGATGCATAGAACACGCTATAGATCCCCTATTTAAGAACATAGTGAACAAGATAGGACCGAGCGTTATGGTGAGAGTGCTTGCAAGAATGCACGAAGCAGTGAAATATTACAAGTGGGTGAAAGCCTGGCTTGCCAAGGTAAATTTTGACGATGATAGGTTCTACAAAAAGCCTAAAGAGCTTCCAGAGGGCAAAGGGTACGGAGGTACTGAAGCGGCAAGGGGAGCGCTTCAAGACTGGATAGTAATAGAGAACGGAAAGATAAAGAACTATCAAATAGTTACACCAACGGCGTGGAACATAGGACCGAAAGACTCCAAAGGTCAAATGGGTCCTATAGAGAAAGCTATCGTGGGTGCCCCCATAAAGAATCCAGAAGATCCAATAGAAGTGGCTCATGTGGCTAGAAGCTTTGACTCTTGTTTGGTCTGTACGGTTCATGTATATGACAAAAAGCGCGGGAAGGAGATAGCGAGATATAAACTGGGTACTTTCAAATGA
- a CDS encoding hydrogenase maturation protease — protein MRKVVIVGCGNPLRGDDGVGPRFVRYLWERGLPPNVKLVDGGTSGIDVIFHMENADEVIIVDACSTDQEPGTIFCVPSEEVEELPTIEEANLHSIKWYHAIALAKYLLNGKYPRKVSVYLIEGKNFEIGEDLSLEVKKAMEELADYVMKMHDIQGNHAVEVELTEEGYIVIPSHIANKYFSDCMSVLVVPKGMQFTIIPLPTNVQGGLLLKRINKEGCKAVLVWELLPAGISPGKKKAVWDEEEKGLVVSLM, from the coding sequence ATGAGGAAAGTTGTTATAGTGGGGTGTGGAAACCCTTTACGCGGGGATGATGGGGTGGGTCCGCGCTTTGTAAGGTATCTTTGGGAGCGCGGGCTCCCTCCTAATGTAAAGCTCGTAGATGGCGGAACATCCGGTATAGATGTAATCTTTCATATGGAAAATGCCGATGAAGTAATAATAGTGGATGCATGCAGTACCGATCAAGAACCAGGTACGATTTTTTGCGTACCTTCAGAAGAAGTTGAAGAGCTTCCAACCATAGAGGAAGCAAACCTTCACTCAATAAAATGGTATCATGCCATAGCTTTAGCCAAATACCTCTTAAACGGGAAGTATCCTCGGAAGGTAAGCGTATACCTAATTGAAGGTAAAAACTTTGAGATAGGAGAGGATTTGTCATTGGAGGTGAAGAAAGCCATGGAAGAGCTTGCGGACTACGTAATGAAGATGCACGATATACAAGGGAATCATGCTGTAGAGGTGGAGCTTACAGAAGAAGGATACATAGTTATACCCTCTCACATAGCAAATAAGTACTTTAGCGATTGTATGAGCGTACTTGTAGTTCCTAAGGGTATGCAATTTACGATCATTCCATTACCTACCAACGTGCAGGGAGGCTTACTCTTAAAGAGAATAAACAAAGAAGGTTGCAAAGCAGTTCTCGTGTGGGAACTTCTGCCTGCGGGAATATCTCCGGGGAAGAAAAAAGCAGTTTGGGACGAAGAAGAAAAGGGGTTGGTAGTATCTCTTATGTAA
- a CDS encoding DUF1641 domain-containing protein gives MNNGYVFLRRPEDELVEAYFKKDENIRHLTIFLSSMDALAYFAQILHEYVESREDLRKSIHETDTEERRRAISDGLRRMDLMVRELFGVLELGNLADFARANYRAYEEMKKYKKKVGLLGIYRELRDPQVQIALGFMFTLLKNIASLFGDRKD, from the coding sequence ATGAACAACGGATATGTCTTTTTACGGAGACCTGAAGATGAACTTGTTGAGGCTTACTTTAAAAAGGATGAAAACATAAGACATCTTACTATCTTTCTTTCAAGCATGGATGCTCTTGCTTACTTTGCACAAATACTGCACGAATATGTGGAAAGTAGAGAGGACCTTAGGAAATCCATTCACGAAACCGATACAGAAGAGAGAAGGAGAGCCATCTCAGATGGTTTACGCAGGATGGATCTTATGGTAAGAGAGCTATTTGGGGTGCTTGAGCTTGGTAATCTTGCAGACTTTGCAAGAGCAAATTACAGAGCTTACGAAGAGATGAAGAAATACAAAAAGAAGGTAGGATTGCTCGGAATTTACAGAGAGCTTAGGGATCCCCAGGTTCAGATAGCCTTAGGCTTTATGTTCACTCTCTTAAAAAACATAGCCTCCCTTTTTGGGGATAGGAAGGACTGA
- the dxr gene encoding 1-deoxy-D-xylulose-5-phosphate reductoisomerase, with amino-acid sequence MRKLSVLGSTGSVGSQTLDVIRSKRDEFELVGLVARKASEKLLMQAIEFKPLYVVSYEEPSKDWLTSLPKETTYVKGHEGLMQVIEASDTLMNAISGVDGIIPTYHILTKNKRLLASNKESIICLGDLVKNKRGMILPVDSEHNALFQLLSFVSKEDIKKVYLTASGGPFRNRSIKDLKAVTVEEALNHPRWKMGAKITVDSATLMNKGMEMIEAINLFDLSVDSIEVVIHPQSVVHGIVELKDGSFLFHVSQTDMKVPILHALFYPERRDYPFERKNLLELSPISFEQVDREKFKALYLCRWVAEMGGAYIPALVGADEAAVEMFLKGKIGFLDIANLVEDVLSMLNLPDPENIEQLLYIISWAYEKVKEVSERYG; translated from the coding sequence ATGAGAAAATTGAGCGTACTTGGTTCTACAGGCTCTGTAGGAAGTCAAACCCTTGATGTGATCCGATCAAAAAGGGATGAGTTTGAACTCGTTGGACTCGTTGCAAGAAAAGCATCCGAAAAACTTCTCATGCAAGCGATAGAGTTTAAGCCTCTTTATGTAGTTTCCTACGAAGAGCCTTCAAAAGATTGGTTAACGAGTCTACCGAAAGAGACTACTTACGTAAAAGGTCACGAAGGATTGATGCAAGTCATAGAAGCCTCCGATACTCTCATGAATGCTATATCGGGGGTTGACGGTATCATCCCCACTTATCATATTCTCACAAAGAATAAGAGACTTCTTGCTTCCAATAAAGAGTCCATAATATGCTTAGGAGATCTGGTTAAAAACAAGAGAGGTATGATCCTGCCGGTGGATAGCGAACATAACGCCCTTTTTCAGCTTCTGTCTTTCGTGAGTAAAGAAGATATAAAAAAAGTCTATCTTACAGCGTCAGGAGGACCTTTCAGAAATAGATCCATTAAAGATCTAAAAGCTGTCACAGTTGAGGAGGCTCTAAATCATCCAAGATGGAAGATGGGAGCAAAAATAACTGTTGATTCCGCAACTTTGATGAATAAGGGAATGGAAATGATAGAGGCTATAAACCTCTTTGATCTTTCCGTTGACAGTATAGAAGTGGTTATACATCCCCAAAGCGTAGTTCACGGGATCGTAGAACTGAAGGATGGGAGTTTTCTCTTTCACGTGTCTCAAACAGATATGAAAGTACCCATATTACATGCTCTTTTTTATCCAGAAAGAAGGGATTATCCCTTTGAGAGAAAAAATCTTTTAGAGCTTTCACCTATAAGCTTTGAACAGGTTGACAGAGAAAAGTTTAAAGCTCTGTATCTTTGCAGGTGGGTAGCGGAGATGGGTGGTGCCTACATCCCCGCTTTGGTCGGTGCTGATGAAGCCGCTGTTGAGATGTTTCTAAAGGGTAAAATAGGATTTTTGGACATTGCGAATTTGGTAGAGGATGTACTGAGCATGCTAAATCTTCCTGATCCGGAGAACATAGAACAACTGCTTTATATAATAAGCTGGGCATACGAGAAGGTTAAAGAGGTCTCGGAGAGATACGGATGA
- a CDS encoding DUF1641 domain-containing protein, translated as MSYHNSTLMESLTVGEANEQLSQLIDKLEVINFLLSSLEELMQRTPFILESLSSEVIRFREKFRESEDGMKGILQLIYTAIDVLGKENISKALNGVLEAYKEVKEHDYRTSITGIVRAMTDPDIQRALAFVLLALKNIGSSMR; from the coding sequence ATGAGCTATCATAACTCTACCCTTATGGAAAGTCTCACGGTAGGTGAGGCTAACGAACAGCTTAGTCAGCTGATAGATAAACTGGAAGTTATTAACTTTTTACTCTCCTCTCTTGAGGAGCTTATGCAGAGGACTCCTTTTATTCTGGAATCCTTAAGCTCAGAAGTTATACGTTTTAGGGAAAAGTTCAGAGAGTCTGAAGACGGTATGAAGGGTATCCTTCAGCTTATTTATACGGCTATAGATGTATTGGGTAAGGAAAATATAAGCAAAGCCTTAAATGGGGTTTTGGAAGCATACAAAGAAGTGAAAGAACACGATTACAGGACAAGTATAACTGGGATAGTCAGAGCAATGACAGATCCCGACATACAGAGAGCCTTAGCCTTTGTCCTTCTTGCGCTCAAAAATATAGGGTCTTCCATGAGGTGA
- a CDS encoding AP2 domain-containing protein encodes MFKEKALIAETFVEEKDGQWSVFIEVLFKDELVKYEVGRYFTKEKAQMAASYIKRCANRDIPYINDGLGGCC; translated from the coding sequence ATGTTTAAAGAAAAGGCACTAATAGCTGAAACTTTTGTAGAAGAAAAAGATGGACAGTGGAGTGTTTTTATAGAAGTCCTTTTCAAAGATGAACTGGTAAAGTACGAAGTGGGAAGGTACTTTACTAAAGAGAAGGCGCAGATGGCGGCGAGCTATATAAAACGATGCGCTAACAGAGACATTCCGTATATTAACGACGGTTTAGGAGGGTGCTGTTAA